One Acidobacteriota bacterium genomic window, ACCACCACGGAGCAGTTGTTGGCGCGCATCCACGATCTGAACAGCCGTGATAGCGTCGATGGCATCCTCGTGCAACTTCCGCTGCCCAAGCAGATCGACACCAAGAAAGTTCTGATGGCGGTCGATCCGGCCAAGGACGTGGACGGCATTCATCCCGTGAACATGGGCAATTTGGTCACGGGCCGCGCCGGGCTGGTGGCCTGCACGCCGTCAGGGATCATGGAAATTCTGCGGCGCAGCAACATCAGGATCGAGGGAGCGCGCGCCGTGGTGATCGGCCGCAGCGACATTGTCGGCAAGCCCATCGCGCTGCTGCTGATGCACGCCAACGCCACCGTTACCATCTGCCATTCGAAGACCGATGATCTGCCCGGCGTCTGCCGTCAGGCTGACATTCTGATCGCCGCGCTGGGCAGGGCCGGATGCGTTACCGCTGATTTCGTGAAGCCCGGCGCGACAGTGATTGATGTCGGCACCAGCAACCTGACCAGGCGCGAGGATGTCGAGCGTTTTTTCCCTGGCAACGCCAAACGCATGAAGACGTTTGAGACCAAGGGCGCGACGCTGATTGGCGACGTCGATCCGGTGAGCGTCACTCCCATCGCGGGAGCGTTGACACCGGTGCCCGGCGGCGTCGGGCCGCTGACCATTGGCATGTTGATGGTGAACAGCGTGCGCGCCGCTCGTATGCGCCGCGGCGCATAAACGGTTTCCCGAAATTGCTATCTGGACCCGCCTGAATTAATCTGTACCACATCATGCTAAGTCGATTGATTCCGCTTCTTCTTCTGTTCGCGGCGCAGCGGATGTGTGTCCCCATCTCCGCCGCCACGCCGGAGCAGATACGTGAGCGCGTGGGCATCTATATTTGGGGCAATGTCCCGGACCTGTCGGCGGCGGTGGATGACGCGCGCAGCACGGGGGCGGACCGCGTCGTGCGCGCTTTCATCGGCCCCTGGTCGGATACGCCGCCCTATCACGACGATGTCCGGCCGCTGGCGGAGAAAGTCGGCGACGCCGGTTATCAGAAAATGTTTCGTGAGTACCAAGTCATTATGCTGACCGCGTACGATTCCTATTCTTATGGTAGTGAGTATGGCGCGGCGGACTCACTCAGTGAGTTACAGGATCGCTCTGAGACTTTCCGGGTGAGAGACCGGCCCAACGCCGGAAAGATCGAGCAGCCCTCGCTGGGCATAGCCAGGCATCTCGCTCGGATGTCCCGCAAAGAATCGCGAGAATACTTACAGCGCGTAAAAGCGGAGTTCGCCGATTTCACCTACGCCCTCGCGCGACACGCTCGGACATTCATTATTTCCAACTGGGAGGCGGAGAACGATGTGCCCGACGCCGGCTACTGGCCGTGGTTCCACGGCTATCTTCAGGCGCGACTGGACGGCATCCTGGAGGGCCGCGCGCGCGCGCTTCGCGCCCGTCTGCCTGGAAGAGTCTTCACCGCTTTCGAGTTCACGATTATTCCTGAATTCACAGGAAGACCATCAGGGCTGATGGTGCTGGGACGAAATCTGCGCGGAGTGGATTACATGAGTTATAGCTCATGGTGGTCGATCGGGTCCGGCTTCGACGCGCAGACCATGCAGGAGTCATTTCGCGAGGCGCTCCGCAGAATTCGCGGCAATGTCAGTAATACGCAACGGTTAATTATTGGTGAGTTTGGCGAGTATTGGAATGCGTACCCCGATG contains:
- a CDS encoding bifunctional 5,10-methylenetetrahydrofolate dehydrogenase/5,10-methenyltetrahydrofolate cyclohydrolase, encoding MPARILNGNEIRDQILAELRAEVEQLRAKGVQPGLSVILVGNDPASEIYTRNKVSTCHSLGIASERIELSESTTTEQLLARIHDLNSRDSVDGILVQLPLPKQIDTKKVLMAVDPAKDVDGIHPVNMGNLVTGRAGLVACTPSGIMEILRRSNIRIEGARAVVIGRSDIVGKPIALLLMHANATVTICHSKTDDLPGVCRQADILIAALGRAGCVTADFVKPGATVIDVGTSNLTRREDVERFFPGNAKRMKTFETKGATLIGDVDPVSVTPIAGALTPVPGGVGPLTIGMLMVNSVRAARMRRGA